Proteins co-encoded in one Klebsiella michiganensis genomic window:
- a CDS encoding signal peptide protein yields the protein MVKRVYLKALRTSGFVLIVCLPIMLAIYFAHVRATSDTQQHLHSFGKLVMEKTEIVISHVNEARSEAERFSGEICSPRHMENMLDIVRGKLFIADLIYVSGDKLLCSTSYKPLKPLPTPLPSYTRKPDVAIYYYLDTPFYAGHKMTYMQRGHYMAVINPLTWSEVLSEDDSLIYGVYDTVTRSFFSLSPGADSDLLHRFILRKEKAFTEDNRFYAVDQSSKRPIAVIVSTSETLFNRQWYHQLTLTLPLGVICSLLILIMWSRTRQQLNSPRRMLLRALARKQLKLHYQPIIDIQNGYCVGAEALLRWVNFNGQTISPGTFIPLAESEGLIHKISDYVVDAVFKDFGEFLADHPGLYISINLSASDFHSSRLITVLSERIKTYNMRSGQIKIEVTERGFIDVEKTRPFIQEFRNAGFKVAIDDFGTGYSNLHNLQYLNVDILKIDKSFIDSLASERASHLLVEHIIEIAHSLNLTTIAEGVETEAQVAWLVDHGVEYCQGWYFAKALPPQEFIAWLYTPGGIPVSPVRQASVTRDPLL from the coding sequence ATGGTGAAACGAGTTTATCTTAAGGCGTTGCGTACTTCAGGTTTTGTCCTGATAGTTTGCCTGCCGATAATGCTGGCAATTTATTTTGCCCATGTTCGTGCCACCAGTGATACCCAGCAGCACCTGCACTCTTTTGGCAAACTGGTGATGGAAAAAACGGAAATCGTCATCAGCCATGTCAATGAAGCGCGCAGCGAGGCGGAACGTTTTTCAGGAGAAATATGCAGCCCCCGGCATATGGAAAATATGCTCGATATTGTGCGTGGTAAACTTTTTATCGCGGATTTAATTTACGTTAGCGGCGATAAACTACTGTGTTCGACCAGCTACAAGCCCTTAAAACCGCTGCCGACGCCGCTCCCTTCTTATACCCGTAAACCGGACGTAGCAATTTATTATTATCTGGATACGCCGTTTTACGCCGGACATAAAATGACCTACATGCAGCGTGGGCATTATATGGCGGTAATTAACCCGCTCACCTGGTCAGAAGTATTGTCCGAAGATGACTCGCTGATTTATGGCGTGTACGACACCGTTACCCGCAGCTTTTTCTCTTTAAGTCCGGGGGCCGACAGCGACCTGCTGCACCGTTTTATTCTGCGTAAAGAAAAAGCGTTTACCGAAGACAATCGTTTTTACGCCGTTGACCAGTCCTCTAAAAGGCCGATTGCGGTGATTGTTTCCACTTCAGAAACCTTGTTTAACCGCCAGTGGTATCACCAGCTTACGTTGACGCTTCCGTTAGGCGTTATTTGCAGCCTGCTGATATTAATTATGTGGTCCCGAACTCGTCAGCAGTTAAATTCACCGCGTCGGATGCTTTTAAGGGCGCTGGCCAGAAAACAACTCAAGCTTCACTACCAGCCGATCATTGACATCCAGAACGGCTATTGTGTCGGGGCCGAAGCGCTGCTGCGGTGGGTGAATTTTAACGGGCAAACCATCAGTCCCGGGACGTTTATTCCGCTGGCAGAGTCAGAAGGCCTGATTCACAAAATATCGGACTATGTCGTTGATGCCGTATTTAAAGATTTTGGTGAATTTCTTGCAGACCACCCGGGGCTTTATATTTCGATTAATTTATCGGCGTCCGACTTTCACTCTTCACGTTTAATCACCGTGCTGTCGGAGCGCATTAAAACTTACAACATGCGTTCGGGGCAGATAAAAATCGAAGTGACCGAACGAGGATTTATTGACGTTGAAAAAACCAGACCGTTTATTCAGGAGTTCCGCAACGCGGGCTTTAAAGTCGCCATCGATGACTTTGGCACCGGGTATTCGAATCTGCATAATCTGCAGTACCTGAACGTCGATATTTTAAAAATCGATAAAAGCTTTATTGATTCTCTCGCCAGCGAGCGGGCCAGCCATTTGCTGGTGGAGCACATCATTGAAATTGCCCACAGCCTGAATTTAACGACGATTGCCGAAGGGGTTGAAACCGAAGCGCAGGTGGCATGGCTGGTGGATCACGGCGTGGAGTATTGCCAGGGCTGGTATTTTGCGAAGGCGCTGCCTCCGCAAGAGTTTATCGCCTGGCTGTATACGCCAGGCGGGATCCCTGTGTCACCTGTTCGCCAGGCTTCAGTTACTCGCGATCCACTGCTTTAA
- a CDS encoding esterase, whose product MAAQAATVYTEFPDNVNPKQKYVFYTHGKVLEGNTDRPSNPNKPQWGVYDFPAVKEKLSDDGYNLIAYHRAKDTQPDQYADKLKHDVNTLIAKGVPAKNITLVGFSRGGEITILAASKLQNKALNVAILAGCTHSIQDDAHNRLYGNVLSIYEASDEVGSCQTIVNHSPGIAHFKEIKISTGQQHGAFFRPNPEWVVPLKQWIASN is encoded by the coding sequence ATGGCCGCTCAGGCTGCAACCGTTTATACCGAATTCCCGGACAACGTTAACCCGAAACAAAAATACGTTTTTTATACGCATGGCAAGGTGTTAGAGGGGAACACTGACCGGCCGAGTAATCCGAACAAACCGCAGTGGGGCGTTTACGATTTCCCGGCGGTAAAAGAGAAGCTCAGCGATGACGGCTACAACCTGATTGCCTATCATAGGGCCAAAGATACTCAGCCAGATCAATATGCCGACAAGCTAAAGCATGATGTGAATACGCTGATTGCAAAGGGCGTCCCGGCTAAGAATATTACGCTTGTCGGTTTCTCACGCGGCGGCGAAATTACCATTCTGGCGGCAAGCAAATTGCAAAATAAGGCACTCAACGTCGCCATTCTGGCGGGATGTACGCATTCCATTCAGGATGACGCCCACAATCGCCTGTACGGTAATGTGCTTTCCATTTATGAAGCGTCAGATGAAGTGGGTTCTTGCCAGACGATTGTTAACCACAGTCCGGGGATAGCTCACTTTAAAGAGATAAAAATCTCTACCGGCCAGCAGCACGGGGCATTTTTCCGCCCTAACCCAGAATGGGTCGTTCCTTTAAAGCAGTGGATCGCGAGTAACTGA
- a CDS encoding transcriptional regulator (regulates genes involved in response to oxidative stress): protein MAHQDIIYTLTEWIDEHIDQPLNIDVVAKKSGYSKWYLQRMFRTVMHQTLGDYIRQRRLLMAATELRTTQRPIFDIAMDYGYVSQQTFSRVFRREFDRTPTDYRHQA from the coding sequence ATGGCTCACCAGGACATCATTTATACGTTGACTGAATGGATTGATGAACATATTGACCAGCCGCTGAACATCGACGTGGTGGCGAAAAAATCAGGTTATTCAAAGTGGTACTTACAGCGTATGTTTCGTACCGTCATGCACCAGACGCTGGGTGACTACATCCGCCAGCGCCGCCTGCTGATGGCCGCCACGGAGCTGCGCACCACCCAGCGCCCTATTTTTGATATCGCGATGGACTACGGGTATGTTTCGCAGCAAACCTTCTCCCGCGTGTTCCGCCGTGAGTTTGACCGCACGCCAACGGATTACCGCCATCAGGCATAA